ATCGACATTCAGCACCGAGATATCGACCAGATAGCCACTGCGATCCATGAGATGTCAGCAACCGCAGGGGAGGTCGCCAACCATGCTGAAACGACAGCCAGCGCCGCCAGTGTATCAGCTGACAACTGCCAACAAGGGCAGTTGATCATTCGTCAAAGCAATACCTCTATCAATCAGTTATCACATCAGTTAGCGCAAGCGTCTAGTGTTATCACAGAGTTAGAGGAGAACACCACTGCCATTAACTTGGTACTGGCGACGATACAATCGATTGCTGAACAAACTAACCTGCTGGCGCTAAATGCTGCGATTGAAGCTGCGCGAGCGGGTGAACAGGGGCGCGGGTTCGCCGTGGTTGCAGATGAAGTGCGCGTGCTCAGCCATCGTACTCAAGACTCTACGGAAGAGATCCGTAACATGATTGTCACCCTGCAAAAAAATAGCCAGTTGGCCGTAAGCAATATGCAAACCAGTACCGACATCGTGGTTGAAAGTGTTGATAACTCAGAAAAGGCCTTAGAAAACTTAGAGCTTTTGACGCAGTCAATTACCGATATTTCTGACATGGCAACGCAGATTGCTGGCGCCGCTGAAGAGCAGCGAGCGGTGTCAGAAGACATTAGCCGTAATACTGAGGCTGTTCGTGAGGTGTCGGACTTACTGACCACCCAAACAAACAGTGTGGCCAGTAATGCGGATGAACTGCTTAGCATAGCGGCAGAGCTAAACGAAAGAGTGGCCAAATTTAAGATCTAACATTTAGTTCTTAACAAGATCTAATTGGGTAATTTTAGCGTAATAAAATGCCACGTTAATAAACTATTATCGTGGCATTTTTTATAAAAAACGATTAAGCCCCTAGGCTAATTTCTGATATAAGCTGGCGTAATAACTATCGTTTTTGAGTAGTTGTTGGTGATCCCCAGAGCAACGAACCTTACCTTGTTCCATTAAATGAATGGTGTCCATTCGCGCCATTGCTGTTAACCGATGGCTAATCATCAACACCGTTTTATCGCTGGCAAACTCAAACAATAATGACAAAATTTCTCGTTCAGTCTTTTTATCTAACCCTTCCGTTGGCTCATCTAGCAGCAGTATAGGGGCGTCTCTAAGCAGTACTCTAGCGACGCCAATTCTGCGCAGCTCGCCACCGGATAACTGCCGCCCACCTTCACCAATCCAGTTGTCTAATGGCTTATCGCCTTTAAGCAGTTCACTTAGGCCCACCTTAACTAAGACCGCAATCAGCTTAGCGTCATCTTTACGGCTAGAATTATCTAAAGCGATAGCTAGGTTTTCCCTTAAGGTGCCGCTAAACAGGTAGATACGCTGGCTCACCACCGACATCGATTTACGCAGAGCATCCTCAGAATAGGCACTGGCTTCACGTCCATCCAGCAATACTTGGCCACTTTGAGGCAACCACTCGCGAGTAATGAGTGATAATAAACTCGACTTTCCACAACCCGTCTGTCCCAGCAATGCCACTTTACTGCCCGCCGGCACGACTAAGTTAAGTTGTTTGATTACCTTGTGCTCAGCATCATAGCCAAAGTTGACATTGGTGAGTTCAACGCGACCCTCAGTGACATGCAGATCGTCATTGTCTGCAAAGGTCACCTCAGGAGATTGCTCTACCACTTGATTGAGCCGGGTCGCCGCTGAGCTACATGCCGACAGGTGCTGAAATGCTCCGGCTAAAGGCATCATCATCTCTATGGTAGCCATCGTCATAAACACAATCATGGCCAATTTAGGCCCTGGTGGCACTGACTCCCCTACACCTGCAGCGGCCATATACAACATGACTAGCACCGCAAAACCATGGCAGAAGATGAGGCATGCTTGACTGAGTGCTGTCACCCGATTCATTCGGTTCTGACTGGCAATCATTACGCTCTCAGCACCGTTAAGCCGTTGACGATATTGCGCTTGCGCAGCAAATAAAGTTAACTCAGCTTGGCCTTGTAAATACTCAAGTAACTGCACTCGCAGCTGACGCTTAGTTTCGAGTTGTGCGATACCCGATTTACGACCGAGAAAATAAAATACTGTCGGCAGCAGCAACCATATCGCCAGTAATATACTGCAGAGTGTGACAGCCAGCCTTGCATCAAACCATGAAACAAAGAAATACAGCCCAGCTAACATCAACAAAGAAGCTAAAAGAGGGGTTAATAAGCGCAGATACAGATGATCTAAGGTGTCGATATCGGCAACTAATCGATTGAGTAGATCACCGCGACGGATCCCTTGCAGGTTTTTGGCACTGAGTGGCATCAGCTTATTCCACACCCAACAGCGTAGATCGGTTAACAGGCTAAACGTGGCCTCGTGAGTCGCTAATCGTTCGCCATAACGGCTTGCGGTACGAACAATAGAGAGAAAACGCACCCCCCCCGCTGGCGTGAAATAGTTAAACATCTGCGCCGTAGCTATGGTTAAACCAGCAACGGCTGCTGCGGATAAAAACCAGCCAGAAAGGGCTAATAAGCCGATACCAGCCATTAAGGTCGTCACGCTTAAAAATAAGCCAACAAACATCATCAACCATTGGCTTTTAAATCGTTTAATGTAAGGTAATAGCGCTCTCATTACAGCTCTCCCTCAGGTTTAACTGTAGGCTCAATATCAACAGTAGCTTCTATATCTACTGACTCTGATTCAGTTTCAAGGGCTGTAGACTCAAGCAACATCTGTTTAAATGTCCCTTCAGCTGCGCTAAGCTCAGCGA
The Shewanella sp. KX20019 DNA segment above includes these coding regions:
- the cydC gene encoding heme ABC transporter ATP-binding protein/permease CydC: MRALLPYIKRFKSQWLMMFVGLFLSVTTLMAGIGLLALSGWFLSAAAVAGLTIATAQMFNYFTPAGGVRFLSIVRTASRYGERLATHEATFSLLTDLRCWVWNKLMPLSAKNLQGIRRGDLLNRLVADIDTLDHLYLRLLTPLLASLLMLAGLYFFVSWFDARLAVTLCSILLAIWLLLPTVFYFLGRKSGIAQLETKRQLRVQLLEYLQGQAELTLFAAQAQYRQRLNGAESVMIASQNRMNRVTALSQACLIFCHGFAVLVMLYMAAAGVGESVPPGPKLAMIVFMTMATIEMMMPLAGAFQHLSACSSAATRLNQVVEQSPEVTFADNDDLHVTEGRVELTNVNFGYDAEHKVIKQLNLVVPAGSKVALLGQTGCGKSSLLSLITREWLPQSGQVLLDGREASAYSEDALRKSMSVVSQRIYLFSGTLRENLAIALDNSSRKDDAKLIAVLVKVGLSELLKGDKPLDNWIGEGGRQLSGGELRRIGVARVLLRDAPILLLDEPTEGLDKKTEREILSLLFEFASDKTVLMISHRLTAMARMDTIHLMEQGKVRCSGDHQQLLKNDSYYASLYQKLA